A genomic segment from Legionella quinlivanii encodes:
- the ubiB gene encoding ubiquinone biosynthesis regulatory protein kinase UbiB, translated as MKPVKQLIRLLYINTILARNGLDSVIVSIRLFSPFRFIVYLNPWNWFRREKLSRGEAIRKTLEELGPIFIKFGQALSTRPDILPADIALELCKLQDNVPPFDSKTALSIIEAAYGRSAFEIFAEFDTNVLASASMAQVHAARLKTGEEVVVKILRPNMLKIIQQDLSIMYTIANLAERYWADSKRLKPREIVQEFEHNLIDELDLQREAANAGQLRRNFHNSPLLYIPEVFWDYTRENIMVMERIHGIPVADIATLQANEVDIKKLAERGVEIFFTQVFRDCFFHADMHPGNIFVSYEHPHDPQYICIDFGIIGTLNENDKRYLAENLVAFFNRDYRRVAQLHVESGWVARDTRVEEFESAVRTVCEPIFEKPLKDISFAQVVLRLFQVARRFQMEVQPQLVLLQKTLLAIEGLGRQLYPELDLWATAKPFLEKWIKQQMGPRAFLQQLRDNLPFYAEQLPQLPRLMHEVLMLSKEEKMRSLYQISHLSQPQKRSFWFRGLGTGIFISLAAIGILSYFSLLDARQLGLSSFLVACGGALITLFYRTNRS; from the coding sequence TGTATATCAATACGATTCTGGCGCGCAATGGTTTAGACAGCGTGATTGTCTCCATTCGTCTCTTTTCTCCATTCCGCTTTATTGTATATTTAAACCCCTGGAACTGGTTTCGCAGGGAAAAACTGAGCCGTGGAGAGGCTATTCGCAAAACCCTTGAGGAGTTAGGGCCAATATTTATTAAATTTGGTCAGGCGCTTTCAACTCGCCCGGATATTTTACCCGCGGATATCGCGCTGGAGCTTTGCAAGCTGCAGGACAATGTGCCGCCTTTTGACAGCAAAACCGCATTATCGATCATTGAGGCCGCCTATGGACGCTCCGCTTTTGAAATATTTGCCGAATTCGATACCAATGTGTTGGCATCAGCCTCAATGGCGCAAGTCCATGCCGCCCGTTTAAAAACCGGCGAAGAAGTCGTTGTTAAAATCCTAAGACCCAACATGCTGAAAATTATTCAGCAGGATTTGAGCATCATGTACACCATCGCCAATCTGGCCGAGCGTTACTGGGCAGATAGCAAGCGCTTGAAACCGCGAGAAATTGTTCAGGAATTTGAACACAATCTTATAGATGAGCTCGATCTGCAGCGCGAAGCCGCCAATGCCGGCCAGCTTCGGCGCAATTTTCATAACTCGCCCTTGCTCTATATTCCGGAAGTATTCTGGGATTACACCCGTGAAAATATCATGGTGATGGAGCGGATTCATGGTATCCCGGTAGCTGATATCGCCACTCTGCAGGCCAACGAGGTGGATATAAAGAAACTGGCCGAGCGCGGGGTTGAAATTTTCTTTACCCAGGTATTCAGAGATTGCTTCTTCCATGCCGATATGCATCCAGGCAATATTTTTGTTTCCTATGAGCATCCGCATGATCCACAGTACATCTGCATTGATTTTGGCATTATCGGCACTTTGAATGAAAATGACAAACGCTATCTGGCCGAAAATCTGGTCGCCTTTTTTAATCGCGACTATCGCCGGGTTGCGCAGTTGCATGTGGAGTCGGGATGGGTGGCCAGAGATACACGGGTCGAGGAGTTTGAAAGTGCCGTGCGTACTGTTTGCGAGCCTATTTTTGAAAAACCGCTTAAGGATATCTCCTTTGCCCAGGTCGTTCTTCGTTTGTTTCAGGTGGCCCGTCGTTTTCAAATGGAAGTTCAGCCGCAACTGGTATTATTACAAAAAACATTACTGGCCATTGAGGGATTAGGGCGCCAGCTCTATCCTGAACTGGATCTTTGGGCAACAGCCAAGCCTTTTCTGGAAAAGTGGATCAAGCAGCAAATGGGTCCTCGGGCCTTCCTGCAGCAACTAAGAGACAATCTTCCTTTCTATGCGGAACAACTTCCGCAGCTGCCTCGTCTCATGCACGAAGTGTTAATGCTTAGTAAAGAAGAAAAAATGCGCTCCCTATATCAGATCAGTCATTTATCCCAGCCACAAAAAAGGAGTTTCTGGTTCAGGGGATTGGGAACAGGTAT